From Gimesia panareensis, the proteins below share one genomic window:
- a CDS encoding bifunctional folylpolyglutamate synthase/dihydrofolate synthase, translating to MGVLAERYQRSLDFLFGRLNYERMGSSKYSTKDFKLGRMQEFLERLGNPQTRVPTIHVAGTKGKGSTSVMMAEMLSAAGYRVGLFTSPHVTCYEERILVNGQQLEPEELVELVTELSEVVLQLDQESKGLSPTFFELTTALAWMQFARRQVDFAVMEVGLGGRLDSTNVCAPLATVITNISYDHTALLGNTIEQITREKAGIIKPGIPVFSGVTQPEAIAVLEEISLEKQAPLYLLHRDFAGEQQDVAGEPILAAGSGLPCQQIQVKTPWSVLEQIPVSLLGTHQAINATLAVTVLDYLRHQGTEMPLEQLRKGMIDLKWPARIEVVQKQPPVVLDTAHNGASIEALVETLAAGFSEPDRVLIFAVTRDKDVKEMLRTLLPHFQTVILTQYLSNPRRIPVEELHEITREIQREIGNESDLLVTTSPEAAWLRARSEATEKTLICVTGSFFIAAEMRELLLGTTDEVLMSGSC from the coding sequence ATTTCAAATTGGGCAGAATGCAGGAGTTTCTGGAACGCCTGGGGAATCCACAGACGCGCGTGCCCACAATCCATGTCGCCGGGACCAAGGGGAAAGGCTCTACCTCTGTCATGATGGCAGAAATGCTCTCGGCTGCCGGTTATCGTGTGGGATTATTTACGTCTCCCCATGTGACCTGCTACGAGGAGCGGATTCTGGTGAATGGTCAGCAGCTGGAACCGGAAGAACTGGTGGAACTGGTGACGGAACTCTCCGAGGTCGTCTTGCAGCTGGATCAGGAGTCCAAGGGTCTCAGTCCGACTTTTTTTGAGCTGACCACGGCGCTGGCCTGGATGCAGTTCGCCCGCCGGCAGGTGGATTTCGCAGTGATGGAGGTCGGACTCGGCGGCCGCCTGGATTCTACCAATGTCTGTGCACCACTGGCGACCGTGATTACAAATATCAGCTACGACCATACTGCGCTGCTCGGTAACACAATTGAGCAGATCACCCGGGAGAAGGCAGGCATCATTAAACCGGGAATTCCCGTTTTCAGTGGTGTGACACAGCCGGAGGCAATTGCCGTACTGGAGGAGATCAGCCTCGAAAAACAGGCACCGCTCTATCTGTTACACCGTGATTTTGCTGGTGAGCAGCAGGATGTTGCCGGGGAGCCGATTCTGGCAGCTGGTTCAGGTCTGCCCTGTCAGCAGATCCAGGTAAAGACTCCCTGGTCGGTGCTGGAACAGATTCCAGTGAGCCTGCTGGGAACGCATCAGGCGATCAATGCCACCCTGGCGGTGACCGTCCTGGATTATTTGCGCCACCAGGGAACCGAGATGCCTCTGGAGCAGTTACGTAAAGGGATGATCGATTTGAAATGGCCAGCACGGATCGAGGTGGTCCAGAAGCAGCCACCGGTCGTGCTGGATACAGCCCACAATGGTGCTTCGATCGAAGCTCTTGTCGAGACCCTGGCCGCCGGTTTTTCCGAACCGGACCGTGTGTTGATCTTTGCGGTAACGCGGGACAAGGACGTGAAGGAGATGCTGCGGACGCTGCTCCCGCATTTTCAGACAGTCATTTTGACGCAGTACCTTTCTAATCCGCGGCGGATCCCAGTAGAAGAACTGCATGAAATTACCAGGGAAATTCAGCGAGAGATCGGGAATGAGTCGGACCTGTTGGTAACCACGAGTCCTGAAGCGGCCTGGCTGCGGGCCCGGTCAGAAGCGACGGAGAAAACGTTGATCTGTGTGACAGGGTCTTTCTTTATCGCAGCCGAAATGCGGGAACTGCTGCTGGGAACAACCGATGAAGTGCTGATGTCTGGCTCGTGCTAG